A stretch of the Acyrthosiphon pisum isolate AL4f chromosome A2, pea_aphid_22Mar2018_4r6ur, whole genome shotgun sequence genome encodes the following:
- the LOC103308508 gene encoding zinc finger MYM-type protein 1-like — MVIKTGGRSFRSQWFKLFDWLEYCPEKNVAFCYPCRIFGNNETKEIAFSVTGYSNWKKALANNKGFYKHQSSSSHRICITKLVDKQKRVETTTEISTLLNENVLEKHRYYVKSIFEIIIFLVVNELPLRGDFDLEMHEDKGLFQSLFRYTLKKDTKLAECAKLIPQNATYLSPFIQNETINIMHNAVQNSVVEDLKNADVPWYTIMEDGTKDNNNRENIAIAIRYVKNGKPIESLLAIKNATNLNAAYFVQMTLDLLKSLNINTDYMLSQCYDGASVMSGTKGGVQALMQKKLNRTIPYVHCYNHQLHLVIVKAVSEVTEIGHFFDQCRLIHKVFNTFKINTLYEGNNTVRLLEQRWSSHLKICEIIYNNYDDMINCLKKVHGKSFDGNEVAQCAGLSLTMKKKTFRFALCLMLKCLRYIKPADKILQSRETGLTLAIPIIHSVINSLKQSRNEEVFNAILKDCENLLPETETESPKRKRKTTIKLNEYILSESSELYQQRKAFKATYEMIAAVEVFGCSSAVCESTFSCLNRVDNPQRQSMSHNRLSNLTLLAFESKRTENLNMDLLLTNFNKQNNRKLKLY; from the exons GTGGTAGATCTTTTAGAAGTCAATGGTTCAAATTATTTGATTGGCTTGAAtattgtccagaaaaaaatgttgcatTTTGCTATCCATGCagaatttttggtaataatGAGACTAAAGAAATTGCATTTTCTGTGACAGGATATTCTAACTGGAAAAAAGCTTTGGCAAATAATAAAGGGTTTTATAAACATCAATCTTCTTCATCGCACCGTATTTGTATAACAAAATTGGTAGATAAACAAAAACGTGTTGAAACGACTACAGAAATTTCAACATTGTTGAATGAAAACGTTCTCGAAAAacatagatattatgtaaaatcaatttttgaaataatcatatttttagtcGTGAATGAATTACCACTTCGTGGGGATTTTGATTTAGAAATGCACGAAGATAAAGGTTTATTTCAATCACTTTTTCGGTACACTCTTAAAAAAGACACTAAACTTGCAGAATGCGCTAAATTAATTCCTCAAAATGCTACTTATTTATCCCCTTTCATTCAAAATGAAACTATCAATATTATGCATAACGCTGTGCAAAATAGTGTTGtagaagatttaaaaaatgcagATGTCCCATGGTATACTATAATGGAGGATGGAactaaagacaataataatcgGGAAAATATTGCCATAGCCATACGATACGTAAAAAATGGAAAACCAATTGAATCTTTATTAGCAATTAAAAATGCAACAAATTTAAATGCAGCTTATTTTGTGCAAATGACACTTGATCTTTTAaagtcattaaatattaatactgattATATGCTCAGCCAATGTTACGATGGCGCTAGCGTGATGAGTGGTACTAAAGGTGGGGTTCAGGCTTTAATGCAAAAAAAGCTTAATCGAACTATTCCCTATGTACATTGTTATAATCATCAATTGCATTTGGTTATTGTCAAAGCAGTGTCGGAAGTGACCGAAATTGGTCACTTTTTTGATCAGTGTAGGCTCATTCATAAagtatttaacacatttaaaataaacacattatacgAAGGCAATAATACAGTTAGATTGTTAGAACAACGTTGGTCTagccatttaaaaatatgtgaaattatatataataattatgatgatatGATAAATTGTCTAAAAAAAGTGCATGGAAAATCATTTGATGGCAATGAAGTAGCTCAATGTGCAGGACTCTCATTAACaatgaaaaagaaaacatttagaTTTGCATTGTGTcttatgttaaaatgtttaagatacATCAAACCAGCCGATAAAATTTTGCAATCAAGAGAAACTGGTTTAACCTTAGCAATTCCAATTATTCATAGCGTgattaatagtttaaaacaatCAAGAAATGAAGAAGTGttcaatgcaattttaaaaGACTGTGAAAATTTATTACCTGAAACCGAAACTGAATCTCCAAAACGCAAGAGAAAGACTActataaaattgaatgaatatattttaagtgaatCATCTG agcTTTATCAACAACGTAAAGCATTTAAAGCTACATATGAAATGATAGCAGCAGTTGAAGTATTTGGATGTAGCTCAGCAGTTTGTGAATCGACATTTTCCTGCTTAAACAGAGTTGACAATCCTCAAAGGCAATCAATGTCACATAACCGGCTTTCCAACTTAACTTTATTGGCATTTGAGTCCAAACGGACAGAAAACTTAAACATGGACCTATTATTAACGAACTTCAACAAGCAGAATAATAGAAAATTGAAgctgtattaa